One Salvia splendens isolate huo1 chromosome 22, SspV2, whole genome shotgun sequence DNA segment encodes these proteins:
- the LOC121785829 gene encoding protein FAR1-RELATED SEQUENCE 5-like, which translates to MDYEINGDVNGEVVGSSTNYQGRDDDDAIVGSSADGLDIKVDEDSSVRELFQLDELQDVNCVDEPYVGQEFESEAAAHAFYNLYATRVGFVIRVSKLSRSRRDGTAIGRALVCNKEGFRMPDKREKIVRQRAETRVGCRAMVLVRKLSSGKWTVTKFLKEHTHPLTPGKGGRDLIYDQYPNEHDKIRELSQQLAVEKKKVATYKRHLEMIFEHIEEHNQSLGKKIQNIVNSVRDMETKEEVDPRS; encoded by the coding sequence ATGGATTATGAGATAAATGGTGATGTAAATGGCGAGGTAGTAGGAAGTTCTACTAATTACCAAGGaagagatgatgatgatgcaaTTGTTGGGAGTTCTGCTGACGGACTGGACATTAAGGTGGACGAAGATTCCTCGGTGAGGGAATTGTTTCAACTGGATGAGTTGCAGGATGTTAATTGCGTCGACGAACCATATGTGGGCCAAGAGTTTGAGTCTGAAGCTGCAGCACATGCTTTTTATAACTTGTATGCGACGAGAGTTGGTTTTGTCATCCGTGTGAGCAAGCTTTCTCGATCAAGGCGTGATGGCACTGCCATTGGTCGGGCACTGGTTTGCAACAAAGAGGGATTCAGGATGCCTGACAAACGTGAGAAGATCGTAAGGCAAAGGGCTGAGACAAGGGTTGGTTGCAGAGCCATGGTTTTAGTCAGGAAACTGAGTTCGGGTAAATGGACGGTTACAAAATTTTTGAAGGAGCATACTCATCCTCTAACTCCTGGTAAAGGCGGAAGGGATCTCATTTATGACCAGTACCCCAACGAGCATGATAAAATCCGGGAACTATCGCAACAGCTAGCAGTTGAAAAAAAGAAAGTTGCTACATACAAAAGGCATTTGGAAATGATATTCGAACACATTGAGGAACACAATCAATCTCTTGGAAAGAAGATCCAAAACATTGTGAACAGTGTCAGAGATATGGAAACGAAAGAAG